AGTAATTAATAGCTAGAGGTACTAAATTAATCAACCCTAGCTACTTTTAGATTTTGCATACTACAATATTGTTAAAAGATAACgcttgaaaaagtaaaaagatgtcaatttttgaaaaaaccgtAATTTAAAATATTGCAATAGGTAAATAATGTCAGTCATCCAAAAAACTGTGATATACtgtaatatatttatgatgtcactttttaaaaaactaacataactattatttctttttaatgtcagtttaTCCTAAAGtgtgatataatatatttatgatgtcactttctaAAAAACTGACAtaattattcttttattttaatgtcagtttcttATAAGTgatattgaaaaacaaaaatttattttttggaggagACGGCGCCGTATGCGCAGTGTGCGGTACCTCAACCTAATTAATCCCGCCCAAATTAATAACTCAATCTAATTAATCCCGCCCAAAATAAACCCGGATGAAACCTCTTCGcatccactctctctctctctctctcgacaatCTGGTACTAGCTTGCTCGCACTCTCAGCCTCCTTATCAGAACAGATCATGTTACTTCCACAAGGCAAGGCCGATATCTTTCGTAGTAGTCAAGGAGGCATTTGACAtcgtgtggtggtggtggaagctGTGATATTTGCCGTTGATTGATCTTGGTCACCAGCCACTGGCTCCGCCATTGCTTTGGTCACCGATTGACTCGAAATCAAACAGGTATACAGACCCCGCCTTTGTTTAGACAGTTAACACAActttttgtctaattttttcATTGTTGAATTTATGGGTGCTATTTACAtggtttaaaatttgttttagtgTTGATTGAGTTGCTCGCATTATAGGTGTTTGATAATATGCTCATGTCAATCtatgtctctcttttttttcgcGCGGTAACTAGTAAAATTAGGATGGGGCTAGGATTTGAACCCGAGTTCCCCAAATCCTTTGTACATATATAGCCAAACCACGTCAAGCCACGAGTCATTTTGTAGTTCTTCCAATCGAACGAAACGGAACATAAGTTATCGATTCGattgctttatttaattaatgTGTTCCTGTTTTGTTAATCTGAATTCGTTTGTTAAAGAAACAAGGCAGTGAATGTTAGGGCTATTATTCAAGTTTTGATTTCGGATGAGTTGAAGCTATTAGCACAGTTACAAGCACATAGCCTTGTTGGCGTCGTATCCGTTCCGTCAGTTAGTTTTTTAGAACTCGATGGATCTACCCTCAAATATGAAATGAAGAGATTTGTTGAGATGAATGATTCTTAAGTGGTTGCTTTATGGATTATGTGCCCAATAAGATAGGATATTGAGAAGGTTGTAGTTCATGAAAAGTTAGAAGGATTTAGAAATGTGGTGGAACTTAATGAATAGTAATACTGTAATACTAGATGTTCATAACTGTAGAACAAGCCAAGCTTAATATAGATGAGTTCTCCTATGCTGAAATTCGCTGTGTTCAATTCACTGAGTTGGAGAGTTGGTCTGGAGCTCACTATTAACTCACTTAACTGAACGTTAACGAACATTTACCTAGCCAAGCCTTGTCTTGAATCTATGCTCTTTACAATCATATAGGTGATAGCTATTGTTTGCCTATAACAGGAGATATCAGACAGCTTTAGCAATATGGAGTTTTTGTATGTTAATCAAGGGGTTATAGCCTCAGAAACCACCGATGGTTCAACCTCTTTTCGCAAGTCTACTCAGTGGCAGGAGGAGCAATGGTGGCTGCCTGTGCCTCGGTCTCGCCCGACGATCTCCTTGAAGATACACGAAAGCAGTTGAATCACAATCGCGAATGTGCAACTCAAATACTAAAAGCTGCCATGTCCATCAACAACATAGCTTTAGCTGAAATGGAAGTTCCTGAATCATACTTGGAAGCTCTTCCAAAGGTTTGTAATTCCAACCTAACACTAGTATCAAGGAATGTCGCCAAAGAAGCCCTAATTTCCTTTCATATGCTAAGTTAGCAATAAAGAACAACACATTTTTTTCCCACTCAGTTCAAGTGTTTTTTGAAGCCATGTACTTATCATTGTTTGGCACCTAAACTTGTTTAGGTTTTACTATTCGAAGTATCACTAGGCAATTGAGATCTAACATTGGCTTTTTTGTTTCCCTCCTGATTATTATCTCAGAATGGGAGAGCCTGTTTAGGAGATGTTATTTACCGGTACATCACTTCAAACCATGTTTTACCATTCAGTGTGTGTGTTCCACTGATTGGTGCCGACACCTCTCTCCACTAGGTATGAATATATCTGCAAATACATTTGCTAAACCCTGAATTGCTcaatctcaaaaaattaatctaTCTCTGGGCTTTGGGAAAAAATGAGCAGTGGCGCTAGAGCTTCAATGGAAGCAATTTTTGAAAGTCAATTCTGAACATATTAGGGGCAATCTTCTCATGCTAAGGTATCATTATCTACATGTTTCATTTTTTATGTTCAGCCCTTTGAATATATGTACTCTTTACTTCCCTTTTTGACTTTGGTTTGCTTGGATACACTTAACTGCAGTAAAACTCGACAAAAGTGACAATTATTGAGAAACAACTATCTTAACCTTCTTTTGGTTCAAAACTAACCCTATGATCTGCAAAATGAGAGTATGCATGAGTACAAATGAAATATCTAAACCTTGTCTTTGTTAAAATCAatatctctcttcatttatgCAAATTCATATGCATCTCTCTTGTAAGTTGTGAGTTAATCATATTCTTTTCTACTTGTATAGGTACAACGTGCATGGTAAGATACATAGTTTAGAGGTTGGCCAAGGTACAAAGTCCATCTTTCTAGTTTATTTCTTATCAATTCAGCTAAGGTGCACTTACCTTTGCATCCTAACGGGATTGATGGCATCATGTTGTATATCTTGATTGTTGTCTTGGTGACATGAGTTTAGTCATGTGTTTTCTCCTTTGTTGTTGCTttagtttattttctcttttatgttCATGGCGCATGTTTGCTCTCTCCTTGGGGTTGTCTGGTTTGATTTTCGATGCATGTCAGTACAttaaacattttttgtttttggcctAGGTGATCCATTTCTCTTGAGCAACAGTGAGGTATCCTAAggtattttttctcattttgatACATTCATGTTTAATTTGTACGTGCTTTGGATATACCATCAACAGAACCTAACACGAAAGTGAACTTTGAGAATTAGACTaatttgccttctttttttctaaGTGTAGTGTAATGATGTTTGTATATGTGGAATTTGAGAGAAATAATatgataatttatttttgctttcttcCTATTATGTTTATTGCAGGACATATATGCCGAGCAATGCAAACTTTTGGGTTGAAGAAAGCTGGAATAAGTGAATAGTTATAGGGGGTcatttatttgtattttgtacttttCGGGTTGAAATGATACTTGATCACCTTACGTACTATagcatatttttaattttttagttatcAATGTATACCTTTTTATTCATTAGTGGATGCTTTTatctttttaaatgtttttaatGATTTTGAGCAGGAACTagaattgtgatttttttttttaggaaaaaagacaaaaaagatgacagttttaaactgtcatcttttactttttaattacGCTTTAAAAATGTCATCTTTTTGAAACATGAAGGTTTTAAAGCACTTTAATGACATTTTACAACTGTTATCTTCTACTTTCAATTACATTTAAAATGCGTCATCTTTATAGATACTAATGACAGTTTCAAACCGTCATTTTAAGATTCAAACTTTTAATGTCAGCTCTATAGATGACAGTTTTGATAGATGACAGTttcaaaactgtcatctttcacgttaatgacacttttaaactgtcatcttttacGATTATTGTAGTAGTTCATTGTCATAATCAGCTAGTGCTCCACTCTGGCCAGAACAATCCAAAGGATTTAGCTAGGATTGGTAGAGTACTGTTCCAGCCTCCTCGCTAGTATATATACGTAGGAAACAGTCACACAAACAAGCAAAATCTGAAAGTAGTAGTAGAAATATCACAATTAATGAATGGTTAATTAGGACATGAGCTGAGAGACTAGAAACCGACGACCTTATTTTTTTAGACATGCAGATCATCTGttctcaaaattaattaatgatgTATTGTGTATCAGTAGTGTAtatgtattaattaattaattatggAGCGGTGACTTATAACTTCAAAGAAGTAACTTAACGTGTTAgtgtattaattaatttatgAAGGATGGGCTTGCATGTTAATTAATTAAGGTTCTATCATGGGGTTGATCGAGATGTCAAACCGTTTGAATTGCCACAATACTAGCTAGCTACACGATGGATGAACCTGCTTGCTGTACATGTCCAAGGAATATCATGAcaagctagttttttttttgttttttttgctaatgAAAAAGGTGGGCTACATTGATTGAACCAGTACTGTAGACAGAGACGGAACTACTCTTAGCTAAGCGTACGAGATTTCGATATTAAtatcaattgttttttttttttttgttgttaagaGCATCTGGATATTGTACGTATTTTTTGTTGGGTGTTATATATTTAGATAATTAATTAAAAGCGTTAAGGGGggtgtttgttttgggtctcaaaaccctACCCATCTCTCTGCGCACAGTCTCTtataagttttttcttcaattattaatctcatttctctttttatctcttttcactcattatccaaaaaacctccctcaaaagtcaaaacccaaaccaaataaaCTATAGAGATTCCGGATCTTGAATTTCAAAACCTTGTTGTTATAATTCGGCTCCCGTATTTACGAAATTCTGATTCCATCCATGAGTGTAGAGACCGCCCCGGATCAACTAGCTAGGGCTGGAATATTGACAAGCTAGTATCTCCATATATAAAATTTCAATATTCATGAATATGGAGTACGTCGTCCTGACATTATTAACAATTAATGGTGGGGTATTTGGCCTGTTGCCCGGCCTGCTATCCATAAACAATTGGTTGTCAAGGCCCATCAGTAAGTGCTTCCTTaattattttcgttttcttcattCAATTT
The sequence above is a segment of the Rhododendron vialii isolate Sample 1 chromosome 13a, ASM3025357v1 genome. Coding sequences within it:
- the LOC131312910 gene encoding rop guanine nucleotide exchange factor 5-like, which encodes MVAACASVSPDDLLEDTRKQLNHNRECATQILKAAMSINNIALAEMEVPESYLEALPKNGRACLGDVIYRYNVHGKIHSLEVGQAKVHLPLHPNGIDGIMLYILIVVLELEL